A region from the Medicago truncatula cultivar Jemalong A17 chromosome 6, MtrunA17r5.0-ANR, whole genome shotgun sequence genome encodes:
- the LOC25496031 gene encoding ABC transporter C family member 10 isoform X4 codes for MKVRSLLTANIYKKILRLSNSARLIHSSGEIMNYITVDAYRIGEFPFWFHQTWTTILQLCIALVILYRAIGLATIASMVVIVLTVLCNTPIAKLQNKFQSELMVAQDERLKASSEALVNMKVLKLYAWENHFKNAIEKLRNAELKLISSVQLSRAYLLFLFWSSPVLVSAASFLACYFLKIPLHASNVFTFVATLGLVQVPITGIPDVITVIIQAKVAFARICNFLEAPELKSESFNNIICNDNLRGSVLIKSADFSWEGNASKPTLRNINLDVRRGQKVAICGEVGSGKSTVLATILGEVPNTKGTIDIYGKFAYVSQTAWIQTGTIRENILFGSELDDQRYQETLQRSSLVKDLELLPYGDLTEIGERGVNLSGGQKQRIQLARALYENADIYLLDDPFSAVDAHTAKSLFNEYIMEGLKGKTVLLVTHQVDFLPAFDFVLLMSEGVILQEGPYQQLLTTSQEFQDLVNAHKVTDGSNQLANATFSQASIKITQALVENKGKEANGNQLIKQEEREKGDKGLKPYLQYLNQMKGYIFFFVASLGHLIFLVCQILQNSWMAANVDNPRVSTLQLILVYFLLGASSAFFMLTRSLFVVALGLQSSKFLFLQLMNSLFRAPMSFYDATPLGRILSRVSSDLSIMDLDIPFSLTFAVGTTMNFYSSLAVLGVATWQVLIVAIPMVYVTVRLQRYYFTAAKEVMRISGTTKSFLANHVAETVAGAVTIRAFEEEDRFFQKNLDLIDINASAFFHNFASNEWLIQRLETIGAGVLASAALCMVILPSGTFTSGFIGMALSYGLALNSYLVNSIQCQCTLANQIISVERLDQYMHIQSEAKEIVEGNRPPLNWPIAGKVEINDLKIRYRPDGPLVLHGITCTFEAGHKIGIVGRTGSGKSTLISALFRLVEPTGGNIMVDGIDISSIGLHDLRSHFGIIPQDPTLFNGTVRYNLDPLSQHSDQEIWEVLGKCQLREVVQERDEGLNSSVVEDGSNWSMGQRQLFCLGRALLRRSRILVLDEATASIDNSTDLILQKTIRTEFADSTVITVAHRIPTVMDCTMVLSISDGKLAEYDEPTNLMKREESLFRKLVKEYWSHFQSPESH; via the exons ATGAAAGTGAGATCACTACTTACCGCAAACATTTATAAAAAGATACTAAGGCTATCCAATTCTGCTAGATTGATTCACTCTAGTGGTGAGATAATGAATTACATAACTGTGGATGCTTATAGAATTGGAGAATTTCCATTCTGGTTTCACCAGACATGGACGACAATCCTTCAATTGTGTATTGCATTAGTAATTCTTTACCGAGCAATTGGACTAGCAACAATAGCTTCAATGGTGGTGATAGTTCTGACTGTGCTTTGCAACACTCCAATAGCAAAGTTACAAAACAAGTTTCAGAGCGAACTTATGGTGGCACAAGACGAGAGATTGAAGGCTAGTTCCGAGGCTCTTGTGAATATGAAAGTGCTCAAGTTATATGCATGGGAAAACCATTTTAAAAATGCTATAGAAAAGTTGAGAAATGCAGAACTCAAATTGATATCATCGGTTCAATTAAGTAGGGCATaccttctcttcctcttttggAGCTCACCGGTGTTGGTGTCTGCTGCTTCTTTTCTAGCATGTTACTTCCTTAAAATTCCTTTGCATGCAAGTAATGTTTTCACTTTTGTGGCAACATTAGGCCTTGTTCAAGTGCCAATTACAGGTATACCGGATGTTATTACGGTGATCATTCAAGCAAAAGTTGCATTTGCTCGGATATGTAATTTCCTTGAGGCACCAGAACTAAAGAGTGAAAGTTTCAATAACATCATCTGTAATGACAACCTCAGGGGCtcagttttaataaaatcaGCCGACTTTTCATGGGAAGGTAATGCATCAAAGCCAACACTAAGAAACATAAACTTGGATGTTAGACGTGGGCAAAAGGTGGCTATTTGTGGAGAAGTTGGCTCAGGAAAATCAACGGTATTAGCAACAATTCTTGGAGAGGTTCCTAATACAAAGGGAACT ATTGATATTTACGGGAAGTTCGCATATGTTTCTCAAACAGCATGGATACAAACAGGTACAATACgggaaaatattttgtttggatCGGAGTTGGATGATCAAAGATATCAAGAAACACTTCAAAGGTCATCATTGGTAAAGGACCTTGAGTTACTTCCCTATGGCGATCTCACAGAAATAGGCGAGAGAGGAGTTAATTTAAGCGGAGGTCAGAAGCAGCGAATTCAACTAGCTCGTGCTCTTTATGAGAACGCTGATATATATCTCTTGGATGATCCGTTTAGTGCTGTTGATGCACATACGGCAAAAAGTTTGTTCAAT GAATACATCATGGAAGGACTCAAAGGGAAAACCGTCTTACTCGTGACTCATCAAGTCGACTTTCTGCCagcatttgattttgttttg TTAATGTCAGAAGGGGTAATCCTACAAGAAGGTCCATATCAGCAGCTTTTGACGACAAGCCAAGAATTCCAAGACCTTGTCAATGCTCACAAGGTTACCGATGGTTCAAACCAGCTTGCAAATGCTACTTTTTCTCAAGCTTCTATAAAGATTACACAAGCTTTAGTAGAAAATAAGGGTAAAGAAGCAAATGGAAATCAATTAATCAAgcaagaagaaagagagaaaggagaCAAAGGGTTGAAGCCGTACTTACAATATCTGAATCAGATGAAAGGCTATATATTCTTCTTCGTGGCTTCCCTTGGTCACCTTATTTTTCTGGTTTGTCAGATATTGCAAAACTCATGGATGGCTGCTAATGTAGACAATCCTCGTGTCAGCACGTTGCAGTTGATTTTAGTTTACTTCCTACTTGGAGCTTCTTCGGCATTTTTCATGTTGACTAGAAGTCTATTTGTAGTTGCTTTGGGTCTTCAATCCTCAAAATTCTTATTTCTACAGTTGATGAACTCCCTCTTTCGTGCACCGATGTCTTTTTATGACGCTACACCATTGGGAAGGATACTAAGTAGG GTTTCATCTGATCTGAGCATTATGGATCTTGACATCCCATTTAGCCTCACTTTTGCGGTTGGAACCACTATGAATTTTTATTCTAGTCTTGCAGTTTTAGGAGTTGCAACTTGGCAAGTATTGATTGTTGCGATACCAATGGTTTACGTTACAGTTCGCTTGCAG AGATACTACTTCACCGCAGCAAAAGAAGTGATGCGGATAAGTGGCACAACGAAATCCTTTCTAGCTAATCATGTAGCTGAAACTGTTGCCGGAGCAGTGACAATAAGGGCTTTTGAGGAGGAAGATCGTTTCTTTCAGAAGAATCTTGATCTAATTGACATTAATGCTAGTgcattttttcataattttgccTCAAACGAGTGGTTGATCCAACGGTTAGAAACAATTGGTGCAGGTGTTCTTGCCTCTGCAGCACTTTGCATGGTTATACTTCCATCAGGGACTTTCACCTCTG GATTTATTGGCATGGCTCTATCTTATGGCCTTGCACTAAATTCTTACTTAgtaaattcaattcaatgtcaGTGCACTCTTGCAAATCAGATAATATCAGTTGAGAGGCTAGatcaatatatgcatatacaaAGTGAGGCCAAAGAAATCGTAGAAGGAAATCGCCCTCCTTTGAACTGGCCAATTGCAGGCAAAGTAGAAATAAATGACTTGAAG ATACGATACAGGCCTGACGGACCACTTGTACTTCATGGTATCACATGCACATTTGAAGCAGGTCACAAGATTGGTATTGTCGGAAGAACAGGCAGCGGGAAATCCACTCTTATTAGTGCTTTATTTCGTCTTGTGGAACCAACAGGAGGAAACATTATGGTTGATGGCATAGACATCTCATCTATTGGCCTTCATGATTTGAGGTCGCATTTTGGGATTATACCTCAAGATCCTACGCTTTTTAACGGGACAGTCAGATATAACTTGGACCCTTTATCTCAACACAGTGATCAAGAGATATGGGAG GTTCTTGGAAAGTGTCAATTGCGAGAAGTTGTCCAAGAGAGAGACGAGGGCTTAAACTCCTCAG TTGTTGAAGATGGATCAAACTGGAGCATGGGACAAAGGCAGTTATTCTGTTTGGGGCGTGCGCTTTTAAGGAGAAGTCGAATATTGGTACTCGATGAAGCAACTGCATCGATTGATAACTCAACTGATCTGATTCTGCAGAAAACCATTAGAACTGAGTTTGCAGATTCTACGGTGATCACAGTAGCTCACAGGATACCGACTGTGATGGATTGCACTATGGTTCTTTCAATCAGTGatg GAAAACTGGCGGAGTATGACGAGCCAACAAACTTGATGAAGAGAGAAGAATCGTTGTTCAGGAAACTTGTCAAGGAATACTGGTCTCATTTTCAGTCT
- the LOC25496031 gene encoding ABC transporter C family member 10 isoform X3, with the protein MEDYWSIICSENGGNLFGYDFKLLTDPSSCINHFLLIFFDFLMVIMLTIIMFQNSSSRPFWSLVRYSNLQLVSSITNGSLGFLHLCLGIRDLEQKIRKNHNAFPINWWLLELFHGSTWLFVSLTISLRIKQLPRAWLLLFSIVMFIVACILCVLSMLYAIGSRELSLKAALDVISFPGATLLLLCTYKACKREDGDADRETTERLYTPLNSQFNDISQCHVTPFAKAGFFSKISFWWLNPLMKRGQQKTLQDDDIPKLKESERAENCYFAYEASRHSSVLWTIILCHRRDILITGFFALLKVLAISCGPLLLNAFILVSEGNESFKYEGYALVILLFFIKIIESLSQRQWYFQCRLVGMKVRSLLTANIYKKILRLSNSARLIHSSGEIMNYITVDAYRIGEFPFWFHQTWTTILQLCIALVILYRAIGLATIASMVVIVLTVLCNTPIAKLQNKFQSELMVAQDERLKASSEALVNMKVLKLYAWENHFKNAIEKLRNAELKLISSVQLSRAYLLFLFWSSPVLVSAASFLACYFLKIPLHASNVFTFVATLGLVQVPITGIPDVITVIIQAKVAFARICNFLEAPELKSESFNNIICNDNLRGSVLIKSADFSWEGNASKPTLRNINLDVRRGQKVAICGEVGSGKSTVLATILGEVPNTKGTIDIYGKFAYVSQTAWIQTGTIRENILFGSELDDQRYQETLQRSSLVKDLELLPYGDLTEIGERGVNLSGGQKQRIQLARALYENADIYLLDDPFSAVDAHTAKSLFNEYIMEGLKGKTVLLVTHQVDFLPAFDFVLLMSEGVILQEGPYQQLLTTSQEFQDLVNAHKVTDGSNQLANATFSQASIKITQALVENKGKEANGNQLIKQEEREKGDKGLKPYLQYLNQMKGYIFFFVASLGHLIFLVCQILQNSWMAANVDNPRVSTLQLILVYFLLGASSAFFMLTRSLFVVALGLQSSKFLFLQLMNSLFRAPMSFYDATPLGRILSRVSSDLSIMDLDIPFSLTFAVGTTMNFYSSLAVLGVATWQVLIVAIPMVYVTVRLQRYYFTAAKEVMRISGTTKSFLANHVAETVAGAVTIRAFEEEDRFFQKNLDLIDINASAFFHNFASNEWLIQRLETIGAGVLASAALCMVILPSGTFTSGFIGMALSYGLALNSYLVNSIQCQCTLANQIISVERLDQYMHIQSEAKEIVEGNRPPLNWPIAGKVEINDLKIRYRPDGPLVLHGITCTFEAGHKIGIVGRTGSGKSTLISALFRLVEPTGGNIMVDGIDISSIGLHDLRSHFGIIPQDPTLFNGTVRYNLDPLSQHSDQEIWEVLGKCQLREVVQERDEGLNSSGLERVVSDW; encoded by the exons ATGGAGGATTATTGGAGCATTATTTGTTCCGAGAATGGAGGAAATCTTTTCGGTTATGATTTCAAGTTATTGACCGATCCCTCCTCGTGCATTAATCATTTTTTGCtcattttctttgatttcttaATGGTGATAATGTTAACAATCATCATGTTCCAAAATTCTTCCTCGAGACCCTTTTGGAGTCTAGTAAGATATTCAAACTTGCAGCTAGTTTCTTCCATAACCAACGGCTCTCTTGGTTTCTTGCATTTATGCTTAGGAATTAGGGACTTAGAACAAAAGATAAGGAAAAACCACAATGCCTTTCCTATTAATTGGTGGTTACTCGAACTCTTTCACGGTTCAACATGGTTGTTTGTAAGTTTAACTATAAGTCTTCGGATAAAACAACTTCCACGAGCATGGTTGTTACTGTTTTCTATTGTAATGTTCATTGTTGCTTgtatattatgtgttttatcaatgTTGTATGCAATTGGAAGCAGAGAATTGTCTCTCAAAGCCGCTTTAGATGTTATATCTTTTCCAggagcaactttgcttctgttaTGCACTTACAAAGCATGTAAACGTGAAGACGGCGATGCTGACAGAGAAACTACTGAAAGGCTTTATACTCCCTTAAATAGCCAGTTCAATGATATTTCTCAATGTCATGTCACCCCATTTGCCAAAGCTGGATTCTTTAGTAAGATATCTTTTTGGTGGTTGAATCCGTTGATGAAAAGGGGTCAACAAAAAACACTTCAAGATGACGATATCCCAAAGTTAAAAGAGTCTGAACGAGCAGAAAATTGTTATTTTGCCTATGAAGCATCAAGACACTCATCGGTATTATGGACAATAATTTTGTGCCATAGGAGAGATATTCTGATAACGGGATTCTTCGCTTTGCTCAAGGTACTTGCAATATCTTGTGGCCCTCTACTTCTGAATGCGTTTATATTAGTTTCTGAAGGTAATGAAAGTTTCAAATATGAAGGCTATGCATTGGTTATATTACTTTTCTTCATAAAGATCATAGAGTCCTTATCACAAAGACAATGGTATTTCCAATGTAGACTTGTTGGGATGAAAGTGAGATCACTACTTACCGCAAACATTTATAAAAAGATACTAAGGCTATCCAATTCTGCTAGATTGATTCACTCTAGTGGTGAGATAATGAATTACATAACTGTGGATGCTTATAGAATTGGAGAATTTCCATTCTGGTTTCACCAGACATGGACGACAATCCTTCAATTGTGTATTGCATTAGTAATTCTTTACCGAGCAATTGGACTAGCAACAATAGCTTCAATGGTGGTGATAGTTCTGACTGTGCTTTGCAACACTCCAATAGCAAAGTTACAAAACAAGTTTCAGAGCGAACTTATGGTGGCACAAGACGAGAGATTGAAGGCTAGTTCCGAGGCTCTTGTGAATATGAAAGTGCTCAAGTTATATGCATGGGAAAACCATTTTAAAAATGCTATAGAAAAGTTGAGAAATGCAGAACTCAAATTGATATCATCGGTTCAATTAAGTAGGGCATaccttctcttcctcttttggAGCTCACCGGTGTTGGTGTCTGCTGCTTCTTTTCTAGCATGTTACTTCCTTAAAATTCCTTTGCATGCAAGTAATGTTTTCACTTTTGTGGCAACATTAGGCCTTGTTCAAGTGCCAATTACAGGTATACCGGATGTTATTACGGTGATCATTCAAGCAAAAGTTGCATTTGCTCGGATATGTAATTTCCTTGAGGCACCAGAACTAAAGAGTGAAAGTTTCAATAACATCATCTGTAATGACAACCTCAGGGGCtcagttttaataaaatcaGCCGACTTTTCATGGGAAGGTAATGCATCAAAGCCAACACTAAGAAACATAAACTTGGATGTTAGACGTGGGCAAAAGGTGGCTATTTGTGGAGAAGTTGGCTCAGGAAAATCAACGGTATTAGCAACAATTCTTGGAGAGGTTCCTAATACAAAGGGAACT ATTGATATTTACGGGAAGTTCGCATATGTTTCTCAAACAGCATGGATACAAACAGGTACAATACgggaaaatattttgtttggatCGGAGTTGGATGATCAAAGATATCAAGAAACACTTCAAAGGTCATCATTGGTAAAGGACCTTGAGTTACTTCCCTATGGCGATCTCACAGAAATAGGCGAGAGAGGAGTTAATTTAAGCGGAGGTCAGAAGCAGCGAATTCAACTAGCTCGTGCTCTTTATGAGAACGCTGATATATATCTCTTGGATGATCCGTTTAGTGCTGTTGATGCACATACGGCAAAAAGTTTGTTCAAT GAATACATCATGGAAGGACTCAAAGGGAAAACCGTCTTACTCGTGACTCATCAAGTCGACTTTCTGCCagcatttgattttgttttg TTAATGTCAGAAGGGGTAATCCTACAAGAAGGTCCATATCAGCAGCTTTTGACGACAAGCCAAGAATTCCAAGACCTTGTCAATGCTCACAAGGTTACCGATGGTTCAAACCAGCTTGCAAATGCTACTTTTTCTCAAGCTTCTATAAAGATTACACAAGCTTTAGTAGAAAATAAGGGTAAAGAAGCAAATGGAAATCAATTAATCAAgcaagaagaaagagagaaaggagaCAAAGGGTTGAAGCCGTACTTACAATATCTGAATCAGATGAAAGGCTATATATTCTTCTTCGTGGCTTCCCTTGGTCACCTTATTTTTCTGGTTTGTCAGATATTGCAAAACTCATGGATGGCTGCTAATGTAGACAATCCTCGTGTCAGCACGTTGCAGTTGATTTTAGTTTACTTCCTACTTGGAGCTTCTTCGGCATTTTTCATGTTGACTAGAAGTCTATTTGTAGTTGCTTTGGGTCTTCAATCCTCAAAATTCTTATTTCTACAGTTGATGAACTCCCTCTTTCGTGCACCGATGTCTTTTTATGACGCTACACCATTGGGAAGGATACTAAGTAGG GTTTCATCTGATCTGAGCATTATGGATCTTGACATCCCATTTAGCCTCACTTTTGCGGTTGGAACCACTATGAATTTTTATTCTAGTCTTGCAGTTTTAGGAGTTGCAACTTGGCAAGTATTGATTGTTGCGATACCAATGGTTTACGTTACAGTTCGCTTGCAG AGATACTACTTCACCGCAGCAAAAGAAGTGATGCGGATAAGTGGCACAACGAAATCCTTTCTAGCTAATCATGTAGCTGAAACTGTTGCCGGAGCAGTGACAATAAGGGCTTTTGAGGAGGAAGATCGTTTCTTTCAGAAGAATCTTGATCTAATTGACATTAATGCTAGTgcattttttcataattttgccTCAAACGAGTGGTTGATCCAACGGTTAGAAACAATTGGTGCAGGTGTTCTTGCCTCTGCAGCACTTTGCATGGTTATACTTCCATCAGGGACTTTCACCTCTG GATTTATTGGCATGGCTCTATCTTATGGCCTTGCACTAAATTCTTACTTAgtaaattcaattcaatgtcaGTGCACTCTTGCAAATCAGATAATATCAGTTGAGAGGCTAGatcaatatatgcatatacaaAGTGAGGCCAAAGAAATCGTAGAAGGAAATCGCCCTCCTTTGAACTGGCCAATTGCAGGCAAAGTAGAAATAAATGACTTGAAG ATACGATACAGGCCTGACGGACCACTTGTACTTCATGGTATCACATGCACATTTGAAGCAGGTCACAAGATTGGTATTGTCGGAAGAACAGGCAGCGGGAAATCCACTCTTATTAGTGCTTTATTTCGTCTTGTGGAACCAACAGGAGGAAACATTATGGTTGATGGCATAGACATCTCATCTATTGGCCTTCATGATTTGAGGTCGCATTTTGGGATTATACCTCAAGATCCTACGCTTTTTAACGGGACAGTCAGATATAACTTGGACCCTTTATCTCAACACAGTGATCAAGAGATATGGGAG GTTCTTGGAAAGTGTCAATTGCGAGAAGTTGTCCAAGAGAGAGACGAGGGCTTAAACTCCTCAG GACTAGAGAGAGTAGTTAGTGATTGGTGA